The Bartonella krasnovii sequence ATTATCACCCCCTAAATGAATTATTAATGAGCGCCCTGTAATTTCAGAAATTTTTTTCAATCGTGGAGCAATGACGCTCATCGTGGCATATTCTCGTTTATCAGCATAAAGTGCTGGTAAATCACCAAGATGACCATCGACATTATAAGGTCCTAAATGTTTTCCGGTATGTTCAGGATCATAATGTCCTCCTGCACTCCCACCAATTACGCCCTCCTTTGTATCACATGAAGGATTTTCATGTACATGAAAACCATGCATCCCTTCTGGTAAAGTCGATAAACTAGGGATAAAAACCAAACCATATGTGCTTTCTTCAATTTTAATGCTACCAATAGGTTTTT is a genomic window containing:
- a CDS encoding superoxide dismutase family protein, coding for MKKVLFSLFVFMAFLIHKNFALALSTTVNIYKLENNNSKKPIGSIKIEESTYGLVFIPSLSTLPEGMHGFHVHENPSCDTKEGVIGGSAGGHYDPEHTGKHLGPYNVDGHLGDLPALYADKREYATMSVIAPRLKKISEITGRSLIIHLGGDNQSDKPLPLGGGGARLACGVIE